GCCGAAGAAACCGCGGCGCTCAGATTCACCCGCGACGGAAGCCCCCGTCACGACATCGGAATCTGCCACGGCCCCGCCCTCTCGGATCAATACGCTGTGCAGGGCACGAGGGACTTGAACCCCCAACCCCCGGTTTTGGAGACCGGTGCTCTGCCAATTGAGCTAGTGCCCTTCGCGAGCGAACCCGCGCGACGCGGCGGTTGAGTGCCGTGTCGACCCCCAACTGTACGGGACGACGACGCTCGAACGGAAATCTTGCCCTCCCCCGTGCGTGATGCGCGGCAGCCGTCGCGCGAGGGCGGTGACAGGATGAGCGGGTGACGAGTCGCGACACCTCCCCCAGCCGCTCCCGGCAAGACCTCGACGCCCTGCCGAAGGCGCACCTGCACCTGCACTTCACCGGCTCGATGGCGTTCGACACCCTGCTCGACATGAGCGTGACGCACGGCGTCCGGCTGCCGGACAGCCTGAGGCGCAGCTGGCCTCCTCAGCTCGCATCGGCCCGCGACGAGCGGGGTTGGTTCCGCTTCCAACGCCTCTACGACGCCGCCCGCGCCTGCGTGCGTAGCGAGGATGACATGCGCCGCATCGTCGACGAGGCCGCCGCGAGCGATGCGCGTGAGGGCTCACGATGGTTGGAGATCCAGGTCGACCCCACGTCCTACGCACCGTTCGTCGGCGGCATCACACCCGCCTTGGAGATCGTGCTCGACGAAGCTGCGCGGGCCGGTGAGCGTCACGGCATCGGGGTGGGCGTCGTAGTCGCGGCGTCACGGCTACGGCATCCCCTCGACGCGCGGACGTTGGCCCGGCTCGCGGCGAAGAACGCCGGCGGTGTCGTCGGCTTCGGATTGAGCAACGACGAACGCCGCGGCGACACCTCCGCGTTCGCGCCGGCGTTCCGCATCGCGCGCAACGCGGGCCTCGCCTCACTGCCCCACGGGGGCGAACTGCTCGGCGCCGACGCCGTGAGCGAGACGCTCGACGCGCTGCACCCCACGCGGCTCGGGCACGGGGTGCGTTCCGCGGAATCGCCTGAGGTGTTGGCGCGCGTCGTCGATGCCGGCGTCGGGCTCGAGGTGTGCCCCGGCAGCAATGTGGCACTCGGCGTGTACGAGAGCGCCCCGGAGGTGCCCCTGCGTCCCTTGTTCGACGCAGGCGCGCGGATGGCGCTCGGCGCCGACGACCCGCTGCTGTTCGGCTCACGCCTCACGGATCAGTACCGCACCGCGCGCGACGTCCACGGATTCAGCGACGCCGAACTCGCCCAGCTCGCGCGCGACAGTTTCACGATCTCGAACGCGCCGGCGGACGTCGTCGCGGCCGCGGACGCCGACATCGACGCCTGGCTCGCCGCACCGCCTGCTTGAGCGCTCAGCCGGCCTCCCAGATTGCTGCGTCGCGCTCGAGCATCGAGTGCGCGGACGCCGGAGGTGGGCGGAGCGGGTCAGGCGATCGGTTCGAGCCCGACCCACACGGGCTCGGGCACGAGACGCACGCCGAACGCGGCCTCGACGCCGTCGACGATCTCGGTGGCGAGGGCCACGACGTCCGATGCGCTGGCATCGCCACGGTTCGTCAGAGCGAGCGTGTGCTTGGTCGACAACGCCGCCGGGCCGGGCATGTTGTACCCCTTGCCGAAGCCGGCCTTGTCGATGAGCCAGGCCGCCGACGTCTTGAGCAACCCCGGGTGCGCCGCGCCGGCGGGGAACTCGGGCGGTGTGGGTCCGTCGGCGCCGAGGCGCTCGGCCGCTCGCTCGCGGATGCGCGCCATGACGCGTTCGGAGACGATCGGGTTGGTGAAGAACGAACCGCACGACCAGGTGTCATGATCGGCCTCGACGACGACCATCCCGCGCTTGGAACGCTGGGCGAGGACGGCCTCGCGGGC
This region of Dermacoccus nishinomiyaensis genomic DNA includes:
- a CDS encoding adenosine deaminase, translating into MTSRDTSPSRSRQDLDALPKAHLHLHFTGSMAFDTLLDMSVTHGVRLPDSLRRSWPPQLASARDERGWFRFQRLYDAARACVRSEDDMRRIVDEAAASDAREGSRWLEIQVDPTSYAPFVGGITPALEIVLDEAARAGERHGIGVGVVVAASRLRHPLDARTLARLAAKNAGGVVGFGLSNDERRGDTSAFAPAFRIARNAGLASLPHGGELLGADAVSETLDALHPTRLGHGVRSAESPEVLARVVDAGVGLEVCPGSNVALGVYESAPEVPLRPLFDAGARMALGADDPLLFGSRLTDQYRTARDVHGFSDAELAQLARDSFTISNAPADVVAAADADIDAWLAAPPA